The region ATTTTATCATTTCTATATCTTCAGGACTAAATGTCCTACCTGAAAATGTTCTATTAGTATTGTTCATGACTTGATTACCTACCTCCCCCAAGTCTACTATACAATACTAATCTTGTACGTGTCCAACTCGGTTTTGCGAAAATATTTTTTTGCTACTCTCTATAACTCTTGTTTTCTCTTTCTTTTAAATTCGTGCTTCATCTCTGAAAATCTAGAAGACTTGGAGCATTTAGTTACCGGAAGCATTTTCTTCATAAAAATAAAATGCGCCCCAGTAGCACAGTGGTTATTAAAATTTTAACAGTTTTACTTTCTAAAGAAAAATCCTATTATTAGTGCTTCCCTCTATTTTTCCAATACCATACCCATAACAAAAGGTCTGGTACATGCTTGATATAATTATCTCTATTAAATAATCCCGTTCCTCTTTATTTAGTCCCCTGTCTGTCACCAACATAAAATCCCTTGTCCTGTCATTTGCAATTAATCTTATTGCCTCCCTTGTACCGGTCAAATCCTTGATGAGCTTTTCCCTTCCCTGCTTCAAATATTCCCTTATAGTACTTTCAAAATTATATTCTTCATTTTGCTGTTTCCTTTCCATTTGCTCCTTTTCCATTTGCTCCTTTTTTTCTTTTTCAGCACCCTTCATTACATATCCTCCTAATCTCGTATCCATCTTAATTTCTTTTAAAACTATTGACGTTAATTGAAATCATATTATAAATTTTTCCATTTTCTTAGCAAATTATGCATAGGCAGTAGAATATAATTTCAACCTTTTTACCTATCATTTGCAGGATAGATAGAAATATGATTTCAGGCGCTGTTAAGTTGCATATCTTATCTTGCTGTTAAATTGTACATCTTATCTTGTTAATAATCCGTCCCTATCTTTAGCTGCAAGTTTTAAAGGAACTGTAACAGTGTTACCGGTGCGCTTGTCAATATGGGTAATATTAATTATATCCCCGGGATTTTTTGAGTATATTATGGTCCTTAACTGTATCATGGTATTAATATCTACCCCGTCAACCTGCTTTATTATGCATCCCACGTCTATACCTGCCTTGAATGCAGGACCTTCCTTATCGACATTAACAACATATACTCCGCTATCTAATTTCAAGTTTCCATCAATAACGGGCATTACTTCTTTATCATATGCAAACACTCCCATATATGGTTCATCGAATGCACCCTTTTCATCAAACTTTTTAATAATGGGTATAGCCACATTTATAGGTATTGCAAATCCTATTGCTTCCGCCGATGCTACCTTTATTGTATTTATTCCAACGACTTGGCCTTTTGAATTTAAAAGCGGCCCCCCACTGTTGCCAGGATTTATGCTTGCATCAGTCTGTATCAAGTCTTCCATATAATTGATACCCTGTTCGGTTTCAATTCTGATTGTCCTGTTAAGTGCGCTTATAATCCCTGAGGTAACTGTCCTCTGCAGTTCCAGCCCTAATGGGTTTCCTATGGCTATCGCCGGTTCCCCTACTTGCAGTGTATTTGCATCTCCTAAAGGTATTGGGGTTAACCCCGCAAGGTTTACTTTTACTATGGCAATATCAAGAACCGGGTCAGACCACAAAGTTACACCATCAACATTTCTTCCGTCGGCTAATGATACAACCAACCTTTTGCTCTTTCCCCCCGCAACATGATGGTTGGTGAGAATATACCCATTAGGGCTAACTATTACACCTGATCCTATTCCCCATTTTTCGGCAGTATTCTTATCAAATATCGATGCCGTGTCAACCCTTAATACAGATATTCCCACCACCCCCTGAGATGCACTTTTTGCAACATTTGTAATGGACGAAGTGGAACCTGTCGACTCTGCGGCAATCTGTTGTGGTTGAGGAGTTCCTTCACCGACTCCAGGACCAGGGCTCGGTAAACCCGTCCTGGGGATTCCCCATGGGACATTTCCTGATGTAAATAATAGAAATAATATGCAGACAATAAAAGATGTAATCAACGAAGCCAATATAACTTTAAAAAAGCCGTATCTATTTGTCCTATCAAACATAACTGACATCATCCTTTTGTGTTTTTGTTTTTTAGTATTTCAACAAAAACACAAAAAAATACAGCAGTCTTTTAATTGCCTGCTGTACTAATAATTTTCTTTACACTTTTCTCAAATTTTGCTCTTGGAATCATAACCTGTCGTGAGCAACCCAGACATTTTATTCTAATATCCGCTCCTGTCCTCGTTATCTCCCACTGTTTGCTTCCACAGGGATGTGGTTTTTTCAACTCCACTACATCTCCCAAATATAATTTAAGAGGCATAAATCCTCATCCCTTCTTTAATCTATTTGCTATTTTAGTATTTCGTTAAATAATGCTTTAGCTCCCATGCTGTTACTTGCTTCCTGTAATCTTCCCATTCTTCGTTTTTTGCCTCAATATATTTTTCAAATATATGTTCACCCAATACTTCTCTCAACAAACTGCTGTTTTTCATTTCCTCTATAGCTTCTTTAAGGTCTACTGGCAGAGAACGTATATCTCCTTTCTTCATTTGTTCTTTTGTCATAGAAAATATGTTCGCATCTATGGATGGGGGTGGCTGTATTTTATTCTCTATACCATCTAACCCAGCAGCAAGTATCCCAGCTAAAGCCAAATAAGGGTTACAAGATGGGTCCGGACATCTTAGTTCTATTCTGGTATTTTCTCCTCTTGCTGAAGGTATCCGTATTAAAGGGCTGCGATTTCCGGCAGACCAGGCAATATACACAGGAGCTTCATACCCAGGGACCAGCCTTTTATAGGAGTTCACAATAGGATTTGTAAGGAGTGCAATGTTCCTTGCATGCTTCATCACTCCTCCAATAAACCAGTAGGCCTCCTGACTTAGCTGAAGCACGTCTTTCTCATCATAAAATACGTTTTTCCCACCTTTAAAAAGAGAAATATTTGTATGCATTCCCGAACCATTTATACCATATATGGGTTTTGGCATAAAAGAAGCATGAAGTCCATGTTTTTGAGCTATTGTCTTAACCACCAGTTTAAATGTCAATATTGCGTCGGCAGTAGTTAGAGCATCTGCGTATTTAAAGTCGATTTCGTGTTGTCCTGGCGCACCTTCATGGTGTGAAGCTTCTATTTCAAAACCCATTTCCTCTAACGCGATAACAATATCGCGGCGTGCATTTTCACCTAAGTCAACAGGACCTAAGTCAAAGTATCTTGCATTATCCTGGGTCTTAGTAGTGGGGTTGCCTTCGTTATCGGTGAGGAAAAGAAAAAACTCACACTCCGGGCCTACATTAAAAGTATCATACCCCATATCCCTCGTTTTTTTCAAAACCTTTTTCAATACATACCTGGGATCACCCTGGAAAGGTGTACCATCAGGATTATACACATCACATATGAACCTTGCAACTTTACCTGCTTGAGGCCTCCAGGGAAAAACTGCAAATGTATTAATATCCGGCCATAAATACATGTCGGATTCTTCAATCCTCACAAAGCCTTCAATGGATGAACCGTCAAACATACATTTGTTGTCAAGAGTTTTTTCCAACTGTCTTACAGGGATTGCAACATTTTTAAGTATTCCGAATATATCGGTAAATTGTAACCTTATAAATTTTATATCCTGCTCCTCTACCATCCTTAAAATATCTTCTCTTTTATATTTTCCCAAGTGTTACACCTCCTAAATTATTTCCAGAAGAACCATTGTAATATCATCACATAGTTCAGCCATGCTTTCTATACCTGCAAAATTAAATGCATTTGTAATAATGTTATTAAGAACCGTATCAGGTTCAGATTTATCATTCAGTAAAATACCCAGAAGACGTTCTTCACCAAATTGCTCTTTTGAGCTGTTTTTAATCTCGACAATTCCATCAGAAGAATAAAATATCCGGTCTCCTTTATTTAAGTTAATGCAGTCATCGGTATAACCGGGCTTATCCATCCAATCGCTTATGGGTATACCGGGTTTCCTTAAAATTTCAAATCTTGAGTTACTATACACAATCGGACAAATATTATGCCCGGCATTTGAATAAGTAAGAGCCCTATTTTTAAGGTCAATTATAGAATAAAAAATTGTAATATACAAATTTGTATCAAATCCTATTATGTTAAATTCATTGTATAACCCTGTCAGAGCTTCTGCAGGAGATAAGGTGTCCTTAGCTATTGTTGAACGCAAAAATACTGTAAGTAATGATGCCAAAACCCCATGTCCCGATACATCGGCAATATATATTCCCCAATGATCTTTATCTATTTCGAAAATATCTATAAAATCTCCTCCAAGCATTTCACTGGGTTTATAAATAAAAGAAATGTTTAATTTTTCTTTAGGTAATTTGGAGGGAAGCAAACTTAGCTGTAGCTTCCTTGCCATATCCAGGTCATTATGCAGTTCCTTGTTTTGCTCAATTATTTTTTGCTGTAATTGCTTTAGTTTAGTAATATCTCTTAATACTTCAACAACAGCTATAATATCCCCATTGGAATTCTTAACGGGAGAACTCATTACCGAAAAAACCTTATCTTCAAACACTTCTTCCTTTTCATAGGTTTTGACATCCTGTAAAGACTTACATGAGACACAGTTTTCACAAGGCTCACTCCTATTAAAAGCTTCATAACATTTTTTCCCGATAACCGGTACCTTCATGTGCTCTGCCATAGCCTTATTTATATAAATTATATTACAATCCAGGTCCAAAACTCTTACCCAATCATACATACCATCTATAATATCATTTATTCTTAAACTCACCCGCTTATCTACCCCTTTACCTCAGCTAGGAATGTTTTACAGCGCTTTTTAATTATGTTTTTATAATACCAGAATACATTATCTATATCAATAAGGAAATTAGTCATTTAATTCATGCTATTCATTAAATTAAGGAAATATTTACTTTTAGGAATATTAATACCAGTAGAGAAAATAATAATGTATTATGAGTTATTTAAAAACTGTTTGTGAAAGACAAATTATAAATATGAGCAACCCTAACGCTTTCCTTCAGTTTACCGCTATACTTTACGGGTTGATTTATAAAGGGATAATGGAAGGATATAAGTCTATTGTTTTTGTCTGTATAGGCACCGACAGGTCTACAGGAGACAGTCTGGGACCTCTTGTCGGTTACAAGATTAACAATGCCCGGCAAAAAAACGTGTATATACATGGAAGCCTTGAAAACCCAGTCCACGCAAAAAACCTGAATAAAACAATGGAAGAAATAAGCCGGGAATATATAAAACCCTTTATTGTTGCCATAGATGCATGCCTTGGAAAAATGGAACAAGTAGGTTGTATTTCAATTGGAGAAGGGCCGGTAAAACCTGGTTCAGTTTTAAATAAAGACCTTTCTCCAATAGGAAATATAAGTATAATGGGGATTGTCAATATAGGGGGTTTTATGGATTTCCTGATACTTCAAAATACACGGCTCTGCCTGGTTATGAAAATGGCAGAGTTTATAGCAAACGGTATCAGGTGCGTTTTATGGAAAGCAGAAAAAAACCCTTTATTATGTCCTTTTTTCAAGGCTAATTCCTAGAGCACTTTTAATTTTAACTTTTAAGTTTGAAAATATTTTCTATTTAGCCATTCATAT is a window of Bacillota bacterium DNA encoding:
- a CDS encoding trypsin-like peptidase domain-containing protein, with translation MFDRTNRYGFFKVILASLITSFIVCILFLLFTSGNVPWGIPRTGLPSPGPGVGEGTPQPQQIAAESTGSTSSITNVAKSASQGVVGISVLRVDTASIFDKNTAEKWGIGSGVIVSPNGYILTNHHVAGGKSKRLVVSLADGRNVDGVTLWSDPVLDIAIVKVNLAGLTPIPLGDANTLQVGEPAIAIGNPLGLELQRTVTSGIISALNRTIRIETEQGINYMEDLIQTDASINPGNSGGPLLNSKGQVVGINTIKVASAEAIGFAIPINVAIPIIKKFDEKGAFDEPYMGVFAYDKEVMPVIDGNLKLDSGVYVVNVDKEGPAFKAGIDVGCIIKQVDGVDINTMIQLRTIIYSKNPGDIINITHIDKRTGNTVTVPLKLAAKDRDGLLTR
- a CDS encoding DUF951 domain-containing protein, producing MPLKLYLGDVVELKKPHPCGSKQWEITRTGADIRIKCLGCSRQVMIPRAKFEKSVKKIISTAGN
- the glnA gene encoding type I glutamate--ammonia ligase, which gives rise to MGKYKREDILRMVEEQDIKFIRLQFTDIFGILKNVAIPVRQLEKTLDNKCMFDGSSIEGFVRIEESDMYLWPDINTFAVFPWRPQAGKVARFICDVYNPDGTPFQGDPRYVLKKVLKKTRDMGYDTFNVGPECEFFLFLTDNEGNPTTKTQDNARYFDLGPVDLGENARRDIVIALEEMGFEIEASHHEGAPGQHEIDFKYADALTTADAILTFKLVVKTIAQKHGLHASFMPKPIYGINGSGMHTNISLFKGGKNVFYDEKDVLQLSQEAYWFIGGVMKHARNIALLTNPIVNSYKRLVPGYEAPVYIAWSAGNRSPLIRIPSARGENTRIELRCPDPSCNPYLALAGILAAGLDGIENKIQPPPSIDANIFSMTKEQMKKGDIRSLPVDLKEAIEEMKNSSLLREVLGEHIFEKYIEAKNEEWEDYRKQVTAWELKHYLTKY
- a CDS encoding SpoIIE family protein phosphatase; translation: MYDWVRVLDLDCNIIYINKAMAEHMKVPVIGKKCYEAFNRSEPCENCVSCKSLQDVKTYEKEEVFEDKVFSVMSSPVKNSNGDIIAVVEVLRDITKLKQLQQKIIEQNKELHNDLDMARKLQLSLLPSKLPKEKLNISFIYKPSEMLGGDFIDIFEIDKDHWGIYIADVSGHGVLASLLTVFLRSTIAKDTLSPAEALTGLYNEFNIIGFDTNLYITIFYSIIDLKNRALTYSNAGHNICPIVYSNSRFEILRKPGIPISDWMDKPGYTDDCINLNKGDRIFYSSDGIVEIKNSSKEQFGEERLLGILLNDKSEPDTVLNNIITNAFNFAGIESMAELCDDITMVLLEII
- the yyaC gene encoding spore protease YyaC; the encoded protein is MSYLKTVCERQIINMSNPNAFLQFTAILYGLIYKGIMEGYKSIVFVCIGTDRSTGDSLGPLVGYKINNARQKNVYIHGSLENPVHAKNLNKTMEEISREYIKPFIVAIDACLGKMEQVGCISIGEGPVKPGSVLNKDLSPIGNISIMGIVNIGGFMDFLILQNTRLCLVMKMAEFIANGIRCVLWKAEKNPLLCPFFKANS